One genomic window of Pseudomonas aeruginosa includes the following:
- a CDS encoding pyridoxal-phosphate dependent enzyme gives MTSDSRPAVLDLIGNTPLVRVTRFDTGPCTLYLKLESQNPGGSIKDRIGVAMIEAAERDGRLRPGGTIVEATAGNTGLGLALVGRAKGYRVVLVVPDKMSTEKVLHLRAMGAEVHITRSDVGKGHPEYYQDVAARLAQDIPGAFFADQFNNPANPLAHECGTGPELWAQTGHDLDAIVVGVGSSGTLTGLTRFFQKVQPELEMVLADPEGSIMAEYSRSGTLGTPGSWAVEGIGEDFVPAIADLSSVRHAYSISDEESFAMARELLRVEGIPGGSSTGTLLAAALRFCREQKEPKRVVSFVCDTGTRYLSKIYNDQWMTDQGLLQRKHYGDLRDIIARRFEEGRVISVGPDDTLLTAFQRMRLADVSQLPVLDDGKLVGVIDESDILLGVHADAPRFRDAVSSAMNAAPETLAPGASLAQLQAVLDRGLVAIVADASGFHGLITRFDLLNHLRRKLT, from the coding sequence ATGACTTCCGACTCACGTCCCGCCGTGCTCGACCTGATCGGCAACACCCCGCTGGTTCGCGTGACGCGCTTCGATACCGGCCCCTGCACCCTGTACCTCAAGCTCGAATCGCAGAACCCCGGCGGCTCCATCAAGGATCGCATCGGTGTCGCCATGATCGAGGCCGCCGAGCGTGACGGCCGCCTGCGGCCCGGTGGCACCATCGTCGAGGCCACCGCCGGCAACACCGGTCTCGGCCTGGCCCTGGTCGGCCGCGCGAAGGGCTACCGGGTGGTGCTGGTGGTGCCGGACAAGATGTCCACCGAGAAGGTCCTGCACCTGCGCGCCATGGGCGCCGAGGTGCACATCACCCGCTCGGACGTCGGCAAGGGCCATCCGGAGTACTACCAGGACGTTGCCGCGCGCCTGGCGCAAGACATTCCCGGCGCTTTCTTCGCCGACCAGTTCAACAACCCGGCCAACCCGCTGGCCCACGAGTGCGGCACCGGCCCGGAGCTCTGGGCGCAGACCGGCCACGATCTCGACGCCATCGTCGTCGGCGTCGGCTCCTCCGGTACCCTGACCGGCCTTACCCGGTTCTTCCAGAAGGTCCAGCCGGAGCTGGAGATGGTGCTCGCCGACCCCGAGGGCTCGATCATGGCCGAGTACTCCCGCTCCGGCACCCTGGGTACGCCGGGTTCCTGGGCGGTGGAGGGCATCGGCGAGGACTTCGTACCGGCCATCGCCGACCTCTCCAGCGTGCGCCATGCCTATTCCATCAGCGACGAGGAAAGCTTCGCCATGGCCCGCGAACTGTTGCGCGTCGAGGGCATTCCCGGCGGCTCCTCCACCGGCACCCTGCTGGCCGCGGCGCTGCGCTTCTGCCGCGAGCAGAAGGAGCCGAAGCGGGTGGTCAGCTTCGTCTGCGACACCGGCACCCGCTACCTGTCGAAGATCTACAACGACCAGTGGATGACCGACCAGGGCCTGCTGCAACGCAAGCACTACGGCGACCTGCGCGACATCATCGCGCGGCGCTTCGAGGAGGGCCGGGTGATCAGCGTCGGTCCGGACGACACCCTGCTCACCGCCTTCCAGCGCATGCGCCTGGCCGACGTTTCGCAATTGCCGGTGCTGGACGATGGAAAACTGGTCGGTGTGATCGACGAGTCGGATATCCTGCTCGGCGTCCACGCCGACGCGCCACGCTTCCGCGATGCGGTAAGCAGCGCGATGAACGCCGCGCCGGAAACCCTCGCGCCCGGCGCCAGCCTGGCCCAGTTGCAGGCGGTCCTGGACCGCGGCCTGGTGGCGATCGTTGCCGATGCCAGCGGCTTCCACGGCCTGATCACCCGTTTCGACCTGTTGAACCATTTGCGGAGAAAGCTCACATGA
- a CDS encoding dihydroorotase: MTISIRGARVIDPASGLDQVGDLHIEAGKIVAIGAAPAGFSAQKTLDGAGLVAAPGLVDLSVALREPGYGRKGNVESETRAAAAGGTTSLCCPPYTRPVLDTPAVAELILDRAREAGNAKVYPIGALTRGFGGEQLSELVALRDTGCVAFTNGLHGFASNRILRRALEYAATFDLTVIFTSQDTDLAEGGLAHEGPTASFLGLAGIPETAETVALARNLLLVEQSGVRAHFSQLTSARGIELVAQAQARGLPVTCDVALYQLILTDEALVGFSSLYHVQPPLRTRADREALREAVKNGVVQAIASHHQPHEADAKNAPFAATEPGISGAELLLPLAMTLVQDGLLDLPTLLARLSHGPAQALRLPAGRLAVGQAADLVLFDPQGSTLAGESWYSKGQNSPFVGHCLPGRVRYTLVDGHLTHEG, encoded by the coding sequence ATGACCATCAGTATCCGAGGCGCCCGCGTCATCGACCCGGCCAGTGGCCTGGACCAGGTCGGCGACCTCCATATCGAGGCTGGCAAGATCGTCGCCATCGGCGCCGCGCCGGCCGGCTTCAGCGCCCAGAAGACCCTCGACGGCGCCGGCCTGGTGGCCGCGCCGGGACTGGTCGACCTCAGCGTCGCCCTGCGCGAGCCGGGCTACGGACGCAAGGGCAACGTCGAAAGCGAGACCCGCGCCGCCGCGGCCGGCGGCACCACCAGCCTGTGCTGCCCGCCCTACACCCGGCCGGTGCTGGACACCCCGGCGGTGGCCGAGCTGATCCTCGACCGCGCCCGCGAGGCCGGCAACGCCAAGGTCTACCCCATCGGCGCGCTGACCCGCGGCTTCGGCGGCGAGCAACTGTCGGAACTGGTGGCCCTGCGCGACACCGGTTGCGTGGCCTTCACCAATGGCCTGCATGGCTTCGCCAGCAACCGCATCCTGCGGCGCGCCCTGGAGTACGCGGCGACCTTCGACCTGACGGTGATCTTCACCTCGCAGGACACCGATCTCGCCGAAGGCGGCCTCGCCCACGAAGGCCCGACCGCCAGCTTTCTCGGCCTCGCGGGGATCCCGGAAACCGCCGAGACCGTGGCCCTGGCCCGCAACCTGCTGCTGGTGGAACAGAGCGGCGTGCGCGCGCACTTCAGCCAGTTGACCAGCGCCCGCGGCATCGAACTCGTCGCCCAGGCCCAGGCCCGTGGCCTGCCGGTGACCTGCGACGTGGCGCTGTACCAGTTGATCCTCACCGACGAAGCGCTGGTGGGCTTCTCCAGCCTCTACCACGTGCAACCGCCGCTGCGCACCAGGGCCGACCGCGAAGCCCTGCGCGAGGCGGTGAAGAACGGCGTGGTACAAGCCATCGCCAGCCACCACCAACCCCACGAGGCGGACGCCAAGAACGCGCCGTTCGCCGCCACCGAGCCGGGCATCAGCGGCGCCGAGCTGCTGCTGCCGCTGGCGATGACGCTGGTGCAGGACGGCCTGCTCGACCTGCCGACCCTGCTCGCCCGCCTCTCCCACGGCCCGGCCCAGGCACTACGCCTGCCTGCCGGGCGCCTGGCGGTCGGCCAGGCCGCCGACCTGGTGCTGTTCGACCCGCAGGGTTCGACCCTGGCCGGTGAGAGCTGGTACTCGAAGGGGCAGAACAGCCCGTTCGTCGGTCACTGCCTGCCGGGACGAGTGCGTTACACCCTGGTGGACGGACACCTGACCCACGAGGGTTGA
- a CDS encoding NINE protein, whose product MTQQHDTHSKAIGYLLWIFGFTGSHRFYYGKPITGTIWFFTFGLFFIGWIIDLFLIPSMDREADRRFQGGNLDYNVAWILLTFLGVLGVHRMYMGKWITGIIYLFTGGLFFLGVLYDFWTLNGQVSERNGPQRI is encoded by the coding sequence ATGACTCAACAGCACGACACCCATAGCAAGGCCATCGGCTACCTGCTGTGGATCTTCGGTTTCACCGGTTCGCACCGCTTCTATTACGGCAAGCCGATCACCGGGACGATCTGGTTCTTCACCTTCGGCCTGTTCTTCATCGGCTGGATCATCGACCTGTTCCTCATCCCGTCGATGGACCGCGAGGCCGACCGGCGCTTCCAAGGCGGCAACCTGGACTACAACGTGGCCTGGATCCTGCTGACCTTCCTCGGCGTGCTCGGCGTGCACAGGATGTACATGGGCAAGTGGATCACCGGGATCATCTACCTGTTCACCGGCGGCCTGTTCTTCCTCGGCGTGCTCTACGACTTCTGGACCCTCAACGGACAGGTGTCCGAGCGCAACGGGCCGCAGCGCATCTGA
- a CDS encoding cystathionine gamma-synthase has translation MSQHDQHPDAPAQAFATRVIHAGQAPDPSTGAIMPPIYANSTYIQESPGVHKGLDYGRSHNPTRWALERCVADLEGGNQAFAFASGLAAISSVLELLDAGSHIVSGNDLYGGTFRLFERVRRRSAGHRFSFVDPTDLQAFEAALTPETRMVWVETPSNPLLRLTDLRAIAQLCRARGIISVADNTFASPYIQRPLELGFDVVVHSTTKYLNGHSDVIGGIAIVGDNPDLRERLGFLQNSVGAISGPFDAFLTLRGVKTLALRMERHCSNALALAQWLERQPQVARVYYPGLASHPQHELAKRQMRGFGGMISLDLRCDLAGARRFLENVRIFSLAESLGGVESLIEHPAIMTHASIPAETRADLGIGDSLIRLSVGVEALEDLQADLAQALAKI, from the coding sequence ATGAGCCAGCACGACCAGCATCCCGACGCCCCGGCCCAGGCCTTCGCGACCCGGGTCATCCACGCCGGGCAGGCCCCCGATCCCTCGACCGGCGCGATCATGCCGCCGATCTATGCCAACTCCACCTATATCCAGGAAAGCCCCGGGGTACACAAGGGGCTCGACTACGGCCGCTCGCACAACCCGACCCGCTGGGCCCTGGAGCGCTGCGTGGCCGACCTCGAGGGCGGCAACCAGGCCTTCGCCTTCGCCTCCGGCCTGGCGGCGATCTCCTCGGTGCTGGAGCTGCTCGACGCCGGTTCCCACATCGTTTCCGGCAATGACCTCTACGGCGGTACCTTCCGCCTGTTCGAGCGGGTCCGCCGGCGCAGCGCCGGGCATCGCTTCAGCTTCGTCGACCCGACCGACCTGCAGGCCTTCGAGGCCGCGCTGACCCCGGAAACCCGCATGGTCTGGGTGGAAACCCCGAGCAACCCGCTGCTGCGCCTCACCGACCTGCGCGCCATCGCCCAGCTCTGCCGCGCCCGCGGCATCATCAGCGTGGCCGACAACACCTTCGCCAGCCCCTACATCCAGCGCCCCCTGGAACTGGGCTTCGACGTGGTGGTGCACTCCACCACCAAGTACCTGAACGGCCATTCCGACGTGATCGGCGGCATCGCCATCGTCGGCGACAACCCGGACCTGCGCGAGCGCCTGGGCTTCCTGCAGAACTCGGTGGGCGCCATCTCCGGGCCGTTCGACGCCTTCCTCACCCTGCGTGGGGTGAAGACCCTGGCGCTGCGCATGGAGCGCCATTGCAGCAACGCCCTGGCCCTGGCCCAGTGGCTGGAGCGCCAGCCGCAGGTGGCGCGGGTCTACTACCCCGGCCTGGCTTCGCACCCGCAGCATGAGCTGGCGAAACGGCAGATGCGTGGCTTCGGCGGGATGATCTCCCTCGACCTGCGCTGCGACCTGGCCGGCGCCCGGCGCTTCCTGGAGAACGTGCGGATCTTCTCCCTGGCGGAGAGCCTGGGCGGGGTGGAAAGCCTGATCGAGCATCCGGCGATCATGACCCACGCCAGCATCCCGGCGGAAACCCGCGCCGACCTGGGCATCGGTGACTCGCTGATCCGCCTGTCGGTGGGCGTCGAGGCGCTGGAGGACCTGCAGGCCGACCTGGCGCAGGCACTGGCGAAGATCTGA